CGCCACCTGACAGGGCGGCGGCGGCATCGGCGAACTCGGACGCGGTGGTCAGGACCGGAGGGACGCCGTCGGCCGGGTGTAGTAGGGGCGTGGTGGCCGGTTCGTCGGCCTCGGGTGAGGGCCGGTCGTCCGGCGAGGACACCGGGGTCTGTTCGTCACCGGTGGTCATCGCGGTCCCGTCACCGACTCAGGCCGACCCGAGTTCGGTGACCCCGGCGGGTGGTAGTCCGGCGGCCGCGGACAAGACCTCGCAGAAGGCCTCCAGGTGGCCGCCGAGGTCGAGTTCGGTGGCGGTCCAGGATGCGCGCAGTTCCAGTTGGTGGGCGCGCGGTGGTCCGGCGATGTCGCCGTAACGGACCGAGGTGGTCGACGTGACCGTGCCGCCGAGCGCGGTGACCTCGATCGTCCGGTCCGACGATGTCGCGCCGGGCGAGCTCGCGGTCTCGCCGGCCGGGACGCCGAGCGCATCCGACAACCAGCTCCATGCCACCTCGGGCAGCAGCGGGTCCATCGCGAGCGCCGCCTCCACCTCGGCCTGCACGTAGCCGACCAGGCGCATCGTGCCGTTCCAGGCCTCCTGGCCCGCCGGGTCGTACAACAGGATCAGCCGCCCGAACGAGCTGCCGGTCGAATCCACCGGGACGTCGTCGGAATCGTCCCAGCCGGTGCGTACCTCGGCACCCACCGCGTAGCTGTACGGCGCCAGCCGCTGCGGCGGACGGATCGGACCGACCTCGATCTCCGGCCGGATCCGCGCGCCATGCAGTGATGCGACCGCGGCGCGGAAGTCAGCAGGCTCCGTCGGAGCTCCAGAAGAGGTCACGTTGGTGACGGTAGGACGGGCCACCCCACCGTGGTCGGAGGCGCGCCGACGCATGGCAGAGTAGGCACTGATGTCCGAGACAACGCGATCCCATGCCCGCCGCACGCACGACCTGGCGCTGGTCGCCGCCGCCACCGGCGGGACGCCGACCCGCCGGCCTGTGTGGTTCATGCGCCAGGCCGGTCGATCCCTCCCCGAGTACCGTGCGATCCGCGCCGATCACGGCATGCTCGAATCGTGCTTCGATCCGGAACTCGTCTGCGAGATCACCATGCAGCCGGTGCGCAGGCACGACGTGGACGCCGCGATCCTCTTCTCCGACATCGTGGTGCCGTTGAAGGCCGCGGGCATCGACCTCGACATCGTCGCGGGTACCGGCCCCGTCATCGCGCAGCCGGTGCGCAGCGCTGCCGATGTCGCGTCGTTGCCGCGCCTGGAACCGGAGTCGGTGGGCGCGATCGCGGGCGCCATCGAGTTGCTCCTCGGGGAACTCTCGGACTCCACCGCCCTGATCGGCTTCGCCGGCGCGCCGTTCACCCTGGCGTCGTACCTGATCGAGGGCGGACCCAGCAAGCACTACGAGCGCACCAAGGCGATGATGCACGGTGATCCGGACACCTGGCACCTGCTGATGGGGCGTCTCGCCGACATCACCATCGCCTTCCTGCGGGTCCAGCTGGATGCGGGTGTGGACGCCGTTCAGCTGTTCGATTCGTGGGCCGGGATGCTCTCGCTGGCCGACTACCGCACCTATGTGGCGCCGCACAGTGCCCGGGTCTTCGCGGAGGTCGCCGACCACGGTGTGCCACGCATCCACTTCGGCGTCGGTACCGGCGAACTGCTGGGTGCGATGGCCGACGCGGGCGCCGACGTCATCGGGGTCGACTGGCGGGTGCCCCTCGACGACGCGGTCCGCCGCGTCGGACCGGGCAAAGCGGTCCAGGGCAACCTCGATCCGACCCTGCTGTTCGCCGGACCCGAGGTCGTCGAACGTGAGGTCCGGCGTGTGGTCGCCGACGGCGAGCGGGCCATCCGTGCGGGCGCCGCCGGTCATATCGTCAACCTCGGTCACGGCGTGCTGCCCGGCACCGATCCCGACGTCCTCACCCGGGCGGTCGAGTTGATCCACTCCATCTGAGCGTGGCGCGGAGATGACTCAGCGGATCGCGATCGTCGGCGGGGGAGTGTCCGGACTCACCGCCGCACTCCGACTCCGCCAGGCTCTCGGACCCGATGCCCACATCGACCTGTTCGAGGCCGGCGAGCGACTCGGCGGCGTCCTGCACACGACGTCGGTGGGGGGCCAGACCGTCGACGTGGGAGCCGAGGCGTTCATCGTGCGTCGACCGGAGGCGGTGGACCTGGTCCGCGAACTCGGCTTGGCGGACCGGGTCGTATCGCCGACGACGCGGCGACCTGCAGTCTGGTCGCAGGGCCGGCTGCATCCACTGCCGACGCCGGCGCTGATGGGCATCCCGGCGACAGCGGAATCGGTTGCCGGACTGGTCGATCCCACCGATCTCGCACATATCGTGAGCGAGGCCGACAGGCCGTGGCCATGGGTTGCCGGCGCGAACCCGTCGGTGGGGGAGCTCGTCGCCGAGCGGTTCGGCGCGTCGGTGGTCGCCCGCAGTGTCGATCCGATGCTCGGCGGCGTCTACTCGAGCCTGGCGGGCGACATCGGTCTGCGCGAGTCGGTACCGGCCCTGGCGAGCCGACTGGATGCCGGCGCGCCGAGTCTGTCCGCCGCGGTCGCCGACATCACCGCCACGAGTACAGCCGGTGGGCCGGTGTTCGGCACCCTCGTCGGGGGGTACCGGGTGTTGCTCGACGCCTTGGCCACCGCCGCGGCCGTCGAGCCGCGGCAGTGCGCCTTCGTCCGGAGGCTGACCTCGTGCCCCGGTGGCTGGACGCTCGACGTCGGCGGCGATGAGTCCGCGGACTACGACGGTGTCGTCCTGGCGATCCCCGCCTGGCGTGCCGGGGACCTGTTGCGGGATGCCGTTCCGGACCTCGCCACACCGCTCCGCGCGGTGCAGCGCGCGTCATCGGTGGTCGTCTCGATAGCGCTGGAGCCGGGAACGCCGCTGCCGGAGAACTCGGGCGTTCTGGTTGCGACCGGAGATACTCTGCGCGCCAAGGCTTTCACCTTCAGTTCGCAGAAGTGGTCGCACCTCTCGGCTCCGGATCGCCCTGTTTCGGTACGCGCCTCGTTCGGTCGGTTCGGAGCCCCGGTACCCGACGACTGCATCGAGGAGGGCGTCGATACGCGGATTCGCGCCGAGGCGCTCGAGGACCTCGACGAGGTCTGTCGGGCGGCCGGGATCGTCCCACCGTCGACGCGGGTCAAGGACGTGGTGGTGCAACGGTGGACCAACGGTCTGCCGGTGTATGCGCCGGGACATCTCGAGGCGATGACGGATGTACTGCGCCGGCGTCCGTCTCGTCTCGTCCTGGCCGGCTCCTCGTACTCCGGAGTCGGGGTCCCGGCGTGTATCGGCCGCGCCGGCCGCGCTGCTGCCGACCTGCTGGCCGACCTCGCCTGACAATTCCGGCGAACCACGAGGCTCTGTCCACAACCACGGAACCCGTGCGATGTCACCCATCGCGTCGGTGGCACCATGAATGGCATGAGCCGCTTGGACTACGCAGAACTCAACTCGACGATCCGCTACCTGATGTTCTCGGTGTTCTCGGTGCGGCCGGGTGAACTCGGTACGGACCGGGACCAGGCCAAGGCCGACGCCACCGACTTCTTCAAGTCGCTGGAGGATGCCGGCGTCGTGGTCCGCGGTGTGTACGACGTCTCCGGCCTGCGCGCCGACGCCGACTTCATGATCTGGTGGCACGCCGAGGAGCTCGAGCAACTGCAGGCGGCCTATGCGCGGTTCCGTCGCGAGACGATTCTCGGGCGCGCGAGCACTGCCGTGTGGAGCAACGTCGCGCTGCATCGGCCTGCCGAGTTCAACAAGAGCCATATCCCGGCGTTCCTGGCCGGCGAAGAGCCCGGCAAGTACATCTGCGTCTACCCGTTCGTGCGCTCCTACGAGTGGTATCTGCTGCCCGACGAGGAGCGACGCAAGATGCTCGCCGACCACGGAATGGCGGCGCGCGCCTACAAGGATGTCCGGGCGAACACGGTCTCGTCGTTCGCGCTCGGCGACTACGAGTGGCTGCTGGCGTTCGAGGCGCCCGAACTGCACCGCATCGTCGACCTCATGCGCGACCTACGCGCCACCGAGGCGCGCCTGCATGTCCGCGAGGAGACGCCGTTCTTCACCGGGCCGCGGGTCGAGCCGACGGCCCTCATCGACGCCCTGCCCTGATCGCGATCGCGATCGCGTCACGCCCAACGGCGTCTCGTTCTGGCCGCAATTCCGGTGTCAGGCCGCGGTTCCCGCTCCAAGCCGGAATCTGAAACCGCGGCCAGAACAACCGGTCAGTCCTCGGCCGACTCCAGCCGCAGACTGATCGAGTTGATGCAATAGCGCAGGTCGGTGGGGGTGTCGTAGCCCTCGCCCTCGAAGACGTGCCCGAGATGGCTGCCGCAGTTCGCGCACAGCACCTCGACACGGCGCATCCCCAGTGACGTGTCGACACGTTCGATGATCGCGTCACCGGCGAGGGGGGAGAAGAACGACGGCCACCCACAGTGGGAGTCGAACTTCTGCGTGCTGCGGAACAGTTCTGCGTCGCAGGCGCGACAGCGGTAAACGCCGACCGTCTTGGTGTCGGTGTACTCGCCGGTGAACGGCGCCTCGGTGCCGGCCTGGCGGAGAACCCGGTACTCGGCCGGCGTGAGTCGCTCACGCCATTGCTCGTCGGTGACCTCGGCCGCGGAGGATTCGGCGGACGTGGATTCGGCCGACGTGGATTCGGCGGGCGTGGAATCGGCGTGGGTGCTCATTTCTCCACGGTAGCCACCGCACCGCGACCCTCGCCACCGTCGCCGGCGCCGTCGGTCAGGGCGGGATCGGCCACGCCCGCACCGGAGTCGTCGAGCGATGCCACCCCGTCGCGGCGCATGTCGAGGTAACGGAACAGCAGGGAGCAGAACACGGCGATCATCAGCAGCGACCATCCCCAGGTCACCTTGTTGAACTCGAGCTGACGGCCGAAGGCCTCCCACCGCACGGAGTAGAACGAGTCGAACGTCATGCACCCGTACACGCCGAGCCAGGCGGGCCAGTTCCGCACCGTCGAGCCGGCCAGGAAGACGGTCATCAGGAGCGGGAAGAGAAGCATCGAGTAATAGCCCTGGCCGAGCGCGCCGACGAGGAAGGTCGTCCCCATCAGCACGCCCGACGACGTGGTGAGCCACAACAGTTCGTCGCTGCGTCGGTAGTAGCGATACAGGAACCACAGTGAGAAGACCGCCATCACGACGAAGGCGATGCGCAGCAGGAGGATCAGCCAATCCGCCACACCGAAGTACGCGCCGTTGCCGCCGATCGAACTGTTGTAGTAGTCGCGGGCCTCGTTGAGGTAGGGCATCGTCCGCGTGATGAACGAGTTGGGGTCCACGCTCAACGGCCAGGCGATCGCGGTCAGCACCACCGGAATGCCGATCGCGGTGACCAGGATCCGCCATTGACGATTCAGCAGGGGGAGCAGCAGCAGCGGGGCGATGATCGGTTTGACCGCGAGCACCAGGCCGATCGGCACGCCCGCCCACAGATCATGCCGGTTCATCATCAGCACCATGAAGGCGAGCATGCCGAGGAGCACGAACGAGTTGAAGTTGGTGAAGACGAGGGTGTGCGCGACGGTCTCGGTGCTGAAGAAGACGAACAGGATCACCGGCACGACCCAGGACTTCGCGGAATAGCCGAAGAGACGGGCGAGCAGGTAGGCGCTCGCGACGAGTGCGATGACGCTGATCGCGATGAACAGCCACCGCGATCTCTCGGGGTCGATGATGGCCAACGGGGCCATCAGCAGCGTTCCCGACGGCGGGTACAGGTAGTGCGGATCGACGGTGTTGAGGTTCTCGCCGTAGACCGGCTGGCGGTTCAGGAACTGCAGCGCGGCCGCATAGACGGGCTTGAAGTCGTCGGTGCGGTCGCCGTTGACCCCCAGGATGACCGCCCGGTGGAACATCGTCATGAGAGTGATCGGCCACAGCACCATCGGGATGATCCGCTGCGGCGTCATCTGCGGGTGGAGGTACCTGTCGAGAATCGCCACTCGCGAACCGTACTACGTCCGGACGCCCACCTGAGCACAGCCTGGACCGTTTGTCGGAGGTCGACGTCCGTGGTCGTACGGTCTGTGCGGGTTGGGTCTGCCGGGGTTCAGGTGGGGCAGCCGCGTTCGGTCGGTTCACCCAGCGGCCGGTCGCCGAGGTACTGACCGACGAGATCGGCCGCACACGCGCTGCGCGACAGCACCGAGTAGCCCATGCCGTCCCACGACACCGTCGTGGGAGTGGTGCCCGCCTTGATGAACAGACCACCCAGTGCGTCGAGGCCACCGTTGCCGTTGATCGGGTCGTTGGCGCCGTTGAGCACCAGCGGATCGACCGGCAGCGCGTTCGGCGGATTCGTCGGCGTCGCGGATGCCCACCCGTTGCACCGCAACAGTGACAGTGCACTGTTCGCCCCGGTCAGCGGGTTCTGTTTGGTCCAGCTGTCGATCAGGCCGGGGATCTCGTTCTGTCCGACCGGACCGGAGACATCGTTGCACCGCCCGACGAGCTGCCCGTCGGTGGTGCGCAGGGCATCGGCGCGTTCGGCCTGCGCGCCCAGTGCGCCGGTGTCGCCCCGCGCAGCGGCCGCGATGGCCGAG
This sequence is a window from Gordonia insulae. Protein-coding genes within it:
- a CDS encoding DUF3000 domain-containing protein translates to MTSSGAPTEPADFRAAVASLHGARIRPEIEVGPIRPPQRLAPYSYAVGAEVRTGWDDSDDVPVDSTGSSFGRLILLYDPAGQEAWNGTMRLVGYVQAEVEAALAMDPLLPEVAWSWLSDALGVPAGETASSPGATSSDRTIEVTALGGTVTSTTSVRYGDIAGPPRAHQLELRASWTATELDLGGHLEAFCEVLSAAAGLPPAGVTELGSA
- the hemE gene encoding uroporphyrinogen decarboxylase: MSETTRSHARRTHDLALVAAATGGTPTRRPVWFMRQAGRSLPEYRAIRADHGMLESCFDPELVCEITMQPVRRHDVDAAILFSDIVVPLKAAGIDLDIVAGTGPVIAQPVRSAADVASLPRLEPESVGAIAGAIELLLGELSDSTALIGFAGAPFTLASYLIEGGPSKHYERTKAMMHGDPDTWHLLMGRLADITIAFLRVQLDAGVDAVQLFDSWAGMLSLADYRTYVAPHSARVFAEVADHGVPRIHFGVGTGELLGAMADAGADVIGVDWRVPLDDAVRRVGPGKAVQGNLDPTLLFAGPEVVEREVRRVVADGERAIRAGAAGHIVNLGHGVLPGTDPDVLTRAVELIHSI
- a CDS encoding FAD-dependent oxidoreductase, translating into MTQRIAIVGGGVSGLTAALRLRQALGPDAHIDLFEAGERLGGVLHTTSVGGQTVDVGAEAFIVRRPEAVDLVRELGLADRVVSPTTRRPAVWSQGRLHPLPTPALMGIPATAESVAGLVDPTDLAHIVSEADRPWPWVAGANPSVGELVAERFGASVVARSVDPMLGGVYSSLAGDIGLRESVPALASRLDAGAPSLSAAVADITATSTAGGPVFGTLVGGYRVLLDALATAAAVEPRQCAFVRRLTSCPGGWTLDVGGDESADYDGVVLAIPAWRAGDLLRDAVPDLATPLRAVQRASSVVVSIALEPGTPLPENSGVLVATGDTLRAKAFTFSSQKWSHLSAPDRPVSVRASFGRFGAPVPDDCIEEGVDTRIRAEALEDLDEVCRAAGIVPPSTRVKDVVVQRWTNGLPVYAPGHLEAMTDVLRRRPSRLVLAGSSYSGVGVPACIGRAGRAAADLLADLA
- the hemQ gene encoding hydrogen peroxide-dependent heme synthase encodes the protein MSRLDYAELNSTIRYLMFSVFSVRPGELGTDRDQAKADATDFFKSLEDAGVVVRGVYDVSGLRADADFMIWWHAEELEQLQAAYARFRRETILGRASTAVWSNVALHRPAEFNKSHIPAFLAGEEPGKYICVYPFVRSYEWYLLPDEERRKMLADHGMAARAYKDVRANTVSSFALGDYEWLLAFEAPELHRIVDLMRDLRATEARLHVREETPFFTGPRVEPTALIDALP
- the msrB gene encoding peptide-methionine (R)-S-oxide reductase MsrB gives rise to the protein MSTHADSTPAESTSAESTSAESSAAEVTDEQWRERLTPAEYRVLRQAGTEAPFTGEYTDTKTVGVYRCRACDAELFRSTQKFDSHCGWPSFFSPLAGDAIIERVDTSLGMRRVEVLCANCGSHLGHVFEGEGYDTPTDLRYCINSISLRLESAED
- a CDS encoding glycosyltransferase family 87 protein; the encoded protein is MAILDRYLHPQMTPQRIIPMVLWPITLMTMFHRAVILGVNGDRTDDFKPVYAAALQFLNRQPVYGENLNTVDPHYLYPPSGTLLMAPLAIIDPERSRWLFIAISVIALVASAYLLARLFGYSAKSWVVPVILFVFFSTETVAHTLVFTNFNSFVLLGMLAFMVLMMNRHDLWAGVPIGLVLAVKPIIAPLLLLPLLNRQWRILVTAIGIPVVLTAIAWPLSVDPNSFITRTMPYLNEARDYYNSSIGGNGAYFGVADWLILLLRIAFVVMAVFSLWFLYRYYRRSDELLWLTTSSGVLMGTTFLVGALGQGYYSMLLFPLLMTVFLAGSTVRNWPAWLGVYGCMTFDSFYSVRWEAFGRQLEFNKVTWGWSLLMIAVFCSLLFRYLDMRRDGVASLDDSGAGVADPALTDGAGDGGEGRGAVATVEK